The genomic stretch tcccgtttccaagtccctgcgccccgcgcaccagcgcagtaaacaatgattgctgggcgcacctctgcaaaaaagtcactctcactttccgacccgatggccgagagtccagcttctccccgtaggcgtctgggtcccccgagtgtccccagaaactggatttcagagtgatctggagcttgtctccctgcgggttgaagaaaagccgcgcacccagccgccagccgcccgccgccggcccgattcgcgtgcctccgtacctcagcttttcagcgattgtgcttctttctcttcttagttgtaaatcttccactcagccaactttcccgtggttctgggtggtagacgtttttgtcttttagttgtgtttttgaaattgttgtgtgaggcagcagattagttgtttaactatgccgccatcttgaccTTGCCACTTTAGTGTTGAGCTGCGTTTATCTTTGACGATGGCTGCCTTTCAAAGTGCGCCCCTTAGGAGAAATGACCTGGGGGTCAAGGGCGATTTTACTGCACAGAGGTGCACTGGGTTCTGGGTTTTCATCAATGCCTGCAAACGTGAAGGCCTAAAGGTAGACCTGTCTGCTGAAGCTCACAGTATGGGGCTGGTCCCCCGCGCCCCATGTGTCTGGAAAGGCCCCTTTTGGGGACCCCTTCCTCGTTTGGGCCTCCATCCTgcagcattggcctgaggactccaGTGGTTACCAAGGAGGCAGCCACCTCAGCAGTGTGAGTGGCTAAACCAGCTCTCCTCCTTGCCATCAGCTGGTTACCAGAGACCCTCTGAACCGTGTCACCTGCTTCTGCCCACCTGCCACAAACCCAGCAGCCCTGGACCACATCCAAGGGAGACAAGACCCCAGCCCAGGTTCCTGCAAGCTCTGcctccacctgccccacccccaccatgaaTGCTGACTgtccctccatcctccccgcagcccTGGGGATTCCCTGGAAGGGTGACAAAGGGACAATGGTTTAGATCAGGCCCAGCAGTGGCAACCACAGAGCTCTGGGTCCCTGCTCATCTTGCTCAGGCTGGATTTATTACCCAGGCTACAAAGGCGTAAGTTCACTGCCTTCAGATGCCTACCTCCccggaggaaggaagaaaaaatggttaaataaagGGAAAGTAAAAAGAACTGTTCCCGAAGATTCCTGCTCAAACTCAGaagctggcccctccccacagaggTGCCAGGCAGGACCCCGACCTACACATGAATCCGTTTGGGTCCCAGGCCTCTTCCTGGGTTTCTCAGATGCATCCTAACCCCATACTTTTTGTGGCCCAGTGAGAATGGAGTTATTTTAAATAAGCCCCATTTTATTTATGGAGGGGGCCGCCCCTTCCTCGACCACCCCAGGCAGGGTTCCCTGTTCCTGGGGTCCCCACTGGCTCCTCCTTTCCTGCCAGAGGTCAGGGAGAGCCATCTGCAGGGAGCTGTGGCTCCATCCGAAAGTTCTCCCCAGCAAGTGACCTGTgggccctctccccacctgccacGTTGTGCTGTGGCTTCTTGTCCCTGGCTCCCTGCACACTGGAACCCCGGGGGCAGGGGCAAGACTCATTTACATGCTACCACCGGCTCAGAGCTGCAGTTCTCGGGCATGCGAGGATAGCCTGGTGTATCTCACTGATTGCCAGGTGGGCCTGCAGGTGATCTCTAATAATCAACTGCTTCAGGGTGAGACAGACTTGACCTCATGCACGGAGCAGATTCAAGGTTACCCCTGCATTAACGTCATGCTCACTCCCGCATCCCGACAAGCTTTCTTGAGCGGAATGAACTCTGCCACAGCCTGTGAGGTTCTGTATAATCTTCCAGCCTCTCACCTCAGGCCTCCATCCCCTTTGTcacttccctccatccctctggcCTTCAGCTATGCCAAGCTCTCCCCAGTGTCAAGGCCTTTACACTTGCAGCTCCTTCTGCCAgaagacccctccccccagctctctGCATGGCTCCCTCTCCTGTTTCAGTGCTCAGCTTAAAaagtagcccagccggtgttgctcagtggttgagcatcaacctatgaatcaggagttcatagttcaattcctggtcagggcacatgcccaggttgtgggctcgatccctagtagagtgcatgcaggaggcagccgattgatgattctctctcatcatggatgtttctatctctccctctcccttcctctctgaaatcaataaaaaaaatatattttaaaaattaacatcttcctaaaaaaagaaataaataacttcTTCCTGGGACTGACTTGGAGGGGACTGAAGAGAGCCTGGGTTGCTGGGCGGCTGGAAATACTCTGTTCCTAATCTACAGGAGCTTACCAAGTGTGCACGTGTGTACAAGTCCATTAGCTGCCCTTTCAAGATGCGTACACTTTACTGCACGTAAGTAAACCGAACAAGATGGAGTCCAAAAGCAAACCTCCACCTCTTCCCTGTCTCCTGTTCTTCCGACTACTCTTGGCCATGGCGTGTGCATTTCCACCCTGGCACAATAATTACATGACTTGCTTGTTTATGTGTAAATTGTATCTCCCACTCGAATGTAAGCCCCATGAGGCCAAAGCCTCTGTCCGTCTTGTTCACTGTGGTACCTTCCAGAGGACAGCCTGGTGCCTGTCACACAGTAGGttctaaaaaggaaaagaaaaaaaaaaaatagtaaatggaGAAATGGGAGGATGAATAAAAAAGCTTGGATTTAATGATGGAGAAAAagggggcagaggaaggaggTCGGCCTGAGTCCAGAAGCTCCCGACTCCCGGCCCCAGTAGACAGGTTAGGGGTCTCGCTCTGTAAGCACCAGACCAGGAGTGCGTGGTGCCCTCCCTGGAGACCGAGCGCCGGCCTGCCTACACCTCATTGGGGTCCTCCTGGTCGGCGTAGATGAGAAAGCCTGTGAAGAGGCTGTCGGTCCAGTAAGGGTCGTAGAAGAGCCCATTCTGCTCTGAGTAGAAGATCTGGAGCCAGACCTCGTCACCCTGCTTGAGAGCCAGGATGGTGGAGCCCGAGGCCACGTCGTGGTTGCCCGTGTTGGCGTCGAAGGTCCGGATGCGGTACTGGCCGTTGTGCACCAGGCCGATGGCCAGGTGCTTGTTGGCCAGCGTGATGTCGTAGGTGAAGTAGTAGATCCCTGGCACGCTGCAGATGAACTTGCCGCTGGACGCGTTGTAGTGGCCGCCCTCGTTCATCAGGATCTTGTCGAACTTGATGGGCAGCCGCTCCCGTGGGTAGCTCTTGGTCACCGCCACCGAGAAGGCCGACCTGGCCTGGCCACTGCCGCAGCTGCAGGGGCCCGGGAGGCCCGGCTCCCCCTTCTTGCCCTTGGGCCCCTTCTTGCCCGGTGTGCCGTGCTTCCCTGGGGCACCACTCACCCCTTTGGGGCCGCGAGGGCCAGCCTTTCCAATGGCCCCGGCTTTGCCCTTTGGTCCTGGTTTTCCCCGGTTACCTGTCCGGCCAGGTGGACCTGGAAGACAGAGCAGCAGGGGTTAAGAAGGGGCCTCAGAGAACTAGCAGAGGCTGCGGGCCCTGGCTCTCCATCTTTGGAGCACAGGCCTTTGGTAATGGGAAGAACAAGAGGGCAATGGAGCCACCTGGAAATGGGTGCAAGTCCTGATGGTGGAACCTGGGGCACGTGTCCCAGTCCCATCTGGAAACCGGGAACGGTAATGCTTACCTTCCAGAATCATTGAGGATCAGGGCAAAACGAACATAATTcacagccttttctttttcttttctttctttttttaaaatatattttattgatttcagagaggaagggaaagggagatagaaacatcagtgatgagagagaatcatggattggttgcctccggcaggcctcctactggggatcgagcccatagcccaggcatgtgctctgaccgggaattgaaccatgacctctgggttcataggtcgaggctcaaccactgagcacgtcAGCCAGGCCACAGCCTTTTCTTTTCCCGCCTTCTAAGGAAGAGTCTGGTTTGTCTGGCAGAACAATCCTTTGATGGGCTGTGCTGGTTGTGGGTTGAGGAGAGAATTGGAAGAAGCCTTTGACCTCAAAACATTGATCTTAGTGCAGTCCCTGGTTAGTGCCCAGATCCCTGCACACATGTGCAATCGTGGTTCGTGCAGTGCCGCTTCCAACAGCAAACACTGGGAACAACGACTAATTGCCCGTCCAaaggaaaaagattaaaaaaaggatGGTCCATCCATAACGTGCAATTCTATGCAGGAGTTTTTAAAAACGAGGCAGATTTATGTGCACTATATGAAAACTTCTCTGAAATATCCtgtgaagaggagagagaaggcagcaGAACCGTGTTTTGTTCAAAGGAAACCACAACGCTCTTTCTATACTCATGTAAGTGCTTAGAAGCGTGCCTGGCCCACAGTAAGCACAGCTAAGTACACTCGGCACGCCCTGCAGAACGTTTCCTGTAGAGCGCCTCTTGGTCCCTAAGACCCATGTTTCATAAAACGTGCATTTCTCTCAAAACAACATGTTTGGCCAATGAttacatagaaaatatttatattcatgtCCCCTAAACTCTTACCTTCCTCTCCACTGTCCCCCCGGTCCCCGTCCTGGCCATCCTGGCCGTCTTTGCCGGGAAAGCCCATCCTTCCCACCATTCCTGAGggccctggggctcctggggggccggggggacccTGGGGGCCAGGTAGGCTGCAGACAAGTTGAGGGGAGCCCTTCTGGAAATCCTTGCGGGCGAAGGCACCAAGCAGAGGGTCGGCCGCACAAGGGAGCGCACAGGCCAAGAGCACCCAGGGGATCATGGTGGTCACCTGTAGGAGGCAAGAGAGCTGTGAGCAGGTGAGTCCCGCTGAGCGGACTGGGGGTCAGTTGGA from Eptesicus fuscus isolate TK198812 chromosome 6, DD_ASM_mEF_20220401, whole genome shotgun sequence encodes the following:
- the C1QTNF2 gene encoding complement C1q tumor necrosis factor-related protein 2 is translated as MMSAAPQDPSKVTTMIPWVLLACALPCAADPLLGAFARKDFQKGSPQLVCSLPGPQGPPGPPGAPGPSGMVGRMGFPGKDGQDGQDGDRGDSGEEGPPGRTGNRGKPGPKGKAGAIGKAGPRGPKGVSGAPGKHGTPGKKGPKGKKGEPGLPGPCSCGSGQARSAFSVAVTKSYPRERLPIKFDKILMNEGGHYNASSGKFICSVPGIYYFTYDITLANKHLAIGLVHNGQYRIRTFDANTGNHDVASGSTILALKQGDEVWLQIFYSEQNGLFYDPYWTDSLFTGFLIYADQEDPNEV